In Chitinophaga sp. HK235, a single window of DNA contains:
- a CDS encoding metallophosphoesterase family protein: MKKINSEQTRRSFLGNLSKAGLLGITGLAPLAASAVSPKIRVSATPNNQEHAFLCKPYLQVPAPDTIAVMWLTSRPCYSWVEYGTDGQLNHKAHHVTKGLVDANNRLHRIELDNLEPGKQYSYRVLSKEITDFQPYKLTYGNTITSDTYTFTAPNPQAREVSWLMLNDIHDRPASIPHLLELNGNDPYDFVFFNGDMFDYQSDEQQIIDHLLAPCGDTFSTRIPFMYVRGNHETRGKYAREWHQYFDNPDHGSYFTFTRGPVHTIVLDTGEDKEDSAPVYAGITDFDSYREEQARWLEKQLQSPAYKKAKYKVVLMHIPHYHGGDWHGATHCRNLFGPLFNKYKIDLLVCGHTHQYGTYDPVPGQHNYPLVIGGGPQEGKRTLIKIKADQQQLLLTMLRDDGTVIKRMTIDASDKRK, encoded by the coding sequence ATGAAAAAAATAAACAGTGAACAAACCCGCCGCAGCTTCCTGGGCAATCTGTCCAAAGCCGGGCTATTGGGCATCACCGGCCTGGCACCACTTGCCGCCAGCGCAGTCAGCCCTAAAATCAGGGTCTCCGCCACGCCAAACAACCAGGAACATGCCTTCCTCTGCAAACCCTACCTGCAGGTGCCCGCACCAGACACCATCGCTGTCATGTGGCTCACCTCCCGCCCCTGCTACAGCTGGGTAGAATACGGTACTGATGGCCAGCTCAACCACAAAGCCCATCATGTCACCAAAGGACTGGTAGACGCCAACAACCGCCTCCACCGCATAGAACTAGATAACCTGGAGCCCGGCAAACAATACAGCTACCGCGTACTGTCCAAAGAAATCACCGACTTCCAGCCCTATAAACTCACCTACGGCAATACCATCACCAGCGATACCTATACCTTCACTGCACCCAACCCGCAGGCCAGGGAGGTGTCATGGCTGATGCTCAACGATATCCACGACCGACCTGCATCCATCCCCCACCTCCTTGAACTGAACGGCAACGATCCCTACGACTTCGTATTCTTCAATGGTGATATGTTCGACTATCAGTCAGATGAACAACAGATCATCGACCACCTGCTGGCACCCTGCGGTGATACGTTTTCCACCCGCATCCCTTTTATGTATGTGCGCGGCAATCACGAAACCCGCGGCAAATACGCCCGCGAATGGCACCAATACTTCGATAACCCCGACCATGGCAGTTATTTCACCTTCACCCGGGGCCCTGTACATACCATCGTGCTAGACACCGGCGAAGACAAGGAAGACAGCGCCCCCGTCTACGCCGGCATCACCGATTTTGACAGCTATCGTGAGGAACAAGCCCGCTGGCTCGAAAAACAACTGCAAAGCCCTGCCTACAAAAAAGCTAAATATAAAGTAGTGCTGATGCATATCCCCCACTACCACGGCGGCGACTGGCACGGCGCCACCCACTGCCGCAACCTCTTCGGCCCCCTGTTCAATAAATATAAAATAGACTTACTGGTATGCGGCCATACCCATCAATATGGCACCTACGATCCTGTGCCCGGTCAACATAACTACCCGCTGGTCATCGGTGGTGGCCCTCAGGAAGGCAAACGCACGCTTATCAAAATAAAAGCAGACCAGCAGCAGCTGCTGCTGACTATGCTCCGTGACGATGGAACTGTGATTAAGAGGATGACTATTGACGCTTCTGATAAGCGGAAATAA
- the atpD gene encoding F0F1 ATP synthase subunit beta encodes MPNTGKIKQIIGPVVDVHFEDKLPEIYNALELTRENGQKVVLEVQQHLGEDSVRCVAMDSTDGMVRGMAVVDKGAPIKMPIGDQVKGRLFNVVGEAIDGLGEIATDSGYPIHRQPPKFEELATDTEVLFTGIKVIDLIEPYAKGGKIGLFGGAGVGKTVLIQELINNIAKGYEGLSVFAGVGERTREGNDLMREMIEANIVKYGDKFKESMEHGGWDVTAVDKELLKQSQATFVFGQMNEPPGARARVALSGLTLAEYFRDGDGTAGGGRDILFFVDNIFRFTQAGSEVSALLGRMPSAVGYQPTLATEMGLMQERITSTKNGSITSVQAVYVPADDLTDPAPATTFSHLDATTVLDRKISDLGIYPAVSPLDSTSRILSPAIVGEAHYNCAQRVKMILQRYKELQDIIAILGLDELSDEDKQTVARARRVQRFLSQPFHVAEQFTGLKGVLVPIEETIRGFNMIMDGEVDEYPEAAFNLVGTIDQAIEKGKKLLEAANN; translated from the coding sequence ATGCCTAACACAGGTAAGATCAAACAAATTATCGGTCCCGTGGTGGACGTGCACTTTGAAGATAAGTTGCCCGAAATCTACAACGCATTGGAATTAACCCGTGAAAATGGTCAGAAAGTAGTATTAGAAGTACAACAGCACCTGGGTGAAGACAGTGTACGTTGCGTGGCAATGGACTCCACCGACGGTATGGTTCGTGGAATGGCCGTAGTGGATAAAGGCGCGCCTATTAAAATGCCAATTGGCGACCAGGTTAAAGGACGTTTGTTCAATGTGGTAGGTGAAGCAATCGACGGTCTGGGTGAGATCGCAACAGACAGCGGTTATCCTATTCACCGTCAGCCGCCTAAATTTGAAGAGCTGGCTACAGATACAGAAGTACTGTTTACCGGTATCAAAGTAATCGACCTGATCGAGCCATACGCAAAAGGTGGTAAAATCGGTCTGTTCGGTGGTGCGGGTGTAGGTAAAACCGTATTGATCCAGGAGCTGATCAACAACATCGCGAAAGGTTACGAAGGTCTGTCCGTATTCGCTGGTGTGGGTGAGCGTACCCGTGAGGGGAACGATCTGATGCGTGAGATGATCGAAGCCAACATCGTAAAATACGGTGACAAGTTTAAAGAATCCATGGAACACGGTGGTTGGGATGTAACTGCCGTAGATAAAGAATTACTGAAACAATCACAGGCTACGTTTGTGTTTGGTCAGATGAACGAACCTCCTGGAGCACGTGCTCGTGTGGCACTGTCCGGTCTGACCCTGGCAGAATATTTCCGTGATGGAGATGGTACTGCTGGTGGTGGTCGTGATATCCTGTTCTTCGTAGACAACATCTTCCGTTTCACCCAGGCAGGTTCCGAAGTATCCGCACTGTTAGGTCGTATGCCTTCTGCGGTGGGTTACCAGCCTACCCTGGCGACTGAGATGGGTCTGATGCAGGAACGTATCACCTCTACCAAAAACGGTTCCATCACCTCCGTACAGGCGGTTTACGTACCTGCGGATGACTTGACTGACCCTGCTCCGGCTACAACCTTCTCCCACCTGGATGCTACCACCGTATTGGATCGTAAGATCTCCGACCTTGGTATCTATCCGGCTGTGAGCCCGCTGGACTCTACTTCCCGTATCCTGTCACCAGCCATCGTTGGTGAAGCACACTACAACTGTGCACAGCGCGTGAAAATGATCCTGCAGCGTTATAAGGAATTACAGGACATCATCGCCATCCTTGGTCTGGATGAGCTGTCCGACGAAGATAAACAAACCGTTGCCCGCGCTCGTCGTGTACAACGTTTCCTGTCACAGCCTTTCCACGTGGCAGAACAGTTTACTGGTCTGAAAGGTGTACTGGTTCCGATCGAAGAAACTATCCGTGGCTTCAACATGATCATGGACGGTGAAGTGGACGAATATCCCGAAGCAGCTTTCAACCTCGTAGGTACCATCGATCAGGCTATCGAAAAAGGTAAGAAACTGCTGGAAGCAGCTAATAACTAA
- the atpC gene encoding ATP synthase F1 subunit epsilon has translation MLLEVLTPERKLYAGEVYGVQLPGIDGSFEILDKHAPLIAALGNGKMKVLKDKNHSEFFTITGGFVEVLRNKATVLVEGAVATEK, from the coding sequence ATGCTATTAGAAGTATTAACACCAGAAAGAAAATTATATGCAGGCGAAGTGTACGGCGTACAACTGCCCGGCATTGACGGTTCTTTTGAAATACTGGATAAACATGCGCCCTTAATCGCTGCTCTTGGAAATGGTAAAATGAAAGTGCTGAAAGATAAAAATCACAGCGAGTTCTTTACCATCACCGGCGGCTTCGTGGAAGTGCTGCGCAACAAGGCTACCGTGCTCGTAGAAGGTGCTGTAGCTACTGAAAAATAA
- a CDS encoding YqgE/AlgH family protein, whose amino-acid sequence MVSLSPGILLIADPFLKDPNFARTVIFLCENDEKGSFGFVINRLFDQQLDMLIPDVIYPGIPVHYGGPVQVDTIHFMHRLPELIPGGLEVSPGVFWGGRFDDVVELLNKGALDLRKIKFFIGYSGWTEGQLEEELKEKSWIPSESTPALVFEAEEQQIWQLALRNLGSNFAMMANFPIDPSLN is encoded by the coding sequence ATGGTAAGCCTGTCGCCCGGTATTTTGCTTATAGCCGACCCATTTCTGAAAGATCCCAACTTTGCCCGTACGGTAATTTTCCTGTGTGAAAATGACGAAAAGGGCAGTTTTGGCTTCGTTATCAACCGATTATTTGATCAGCAGCTGGACATGTTGATTCCTGATGTGATTTATCCGGGTATTCCGGTACATTACGGGGGGCCGGTGCAGGTAGATACGATTCATTTTATGCATCGGTTGCCGGAGCTTATTCCAGGTGGTCTGGAGGTGTCTCCCGGGGTATTCTGGGGCGGCCGTTTCGATGATGTGGTGGAACTGCTGAACAAGGGGGCGCTGGACCTGCGGAAGATCAAGTTTTTCATTGGTTATTCCGGGTGGACTGAGGGGCAGCTGGAAGAAGAGCTGAAAGAGAAGTCATGGATCCCTTCGGAGAGTACGCCTGCGTTGGTATTTGAGGCCGAGGAGCAGCAGATATGGCAGCTGGCACTCCGAAATCTTGGCAGTAACTTTGCCATGATGGCAAATTTCCCTATTGATCCATCTTTAAATTAA
- a CDS encoding sensor histidine kinase KdpD, whose amino-acid sequence MIPLKKIFPVIVVLITLSLLGIIYIQFNWIKNAIAIKKEQLVERSINMISDVQKEMLMTRKARVMFRFNEKDQNTLKGFNLDIDRSVPYLPPTSEFFTNAQEMRNLIQDKMRKNHLDTTHFEFAILAPVPGIGSQLKVHSANFERVYQENEKDSVSESKRFQVTYIPLDDMTNLGPQTESLMIIMKADDSVARQLGFMITGSVLFTFILVTAFALTVRTMLNQKKLSEIKSDFINNMTHELKTPLATISLAIDAIGNEKVMSKPDKIRYFSGIIKEENKRMNKQVESILQSALLEKDEIGLKLQAMDVHQVIRTTTDNLQLQLASKNGTVDLQLDAINPVIMADDVHFSNVVFNLLDNAIKYSKDNLEVKIQTYNTRKSLFIVFTDNGIGMSRDTISRIFEKFYRAHTGNVHNVKGFGLGLTYVKAIVDAHKGKIKVESTVGKGSKFTLEFPQE is encoded by the coding sequence ATGATACCACTAAAGAAAATTTTTCCTGTCATCGTTGTTCTGATCACTTTGTCCCTGCTGGGTATTATCTATATCCAGTTTAACTGGATCAAAAATGCCATCGCCATCAAAAAAGAACAGCTGGTGGAACGCTCCATCAACATGATCAGTGATGTGCAGAAAGAAATGCTGATGACACGGAAAGCACGTGTTATGTTCCGCTTCAACGAAAAAGACCAGAACACCCTTAAAGGATTCAACCTGGACATCGACCGCAGTGTACCCTATCTGCCCCCCACAAGTGAGTTCTTCACCAATGCCCAGGAAATGAGGAATCTTATTCAGGACAAGATGAGGAAAAACCACCTCGACACAACCCATTTTGAGTTCGCCATCCTGGCTCCTGTGCCTGGCATCGGTTCCCAGCTCAAAGTACATTCTGCCAACTTCGAAAGAGTTTATCAGGAAAACGAAAAAGACAGCGTTAGCGAATCCAAACGTTTTCAGGTGACCTATATCCCGCTGGATGACATGACCAACCTGGGCCCCCAGACCGAAAGCCTCATGATCATCATGAAAGCGGATGACTCCGTCGCCCGCCAGCTGGGCTTCATGATCACTGGCAGCGTGCTGTTTACTTTCATCCTCGTAACAGCCTTTGCCCTGACAGTCCGCACCATGCTCAACCAGAAAAAACTGTCGGAAATAAAATCAGACTTTATCAACAACATGACCCATGAGCTGAAAACGCCCCTGGCCACTATCTCCCTGGCCATCGACGCTATCGGCAACGAAAAGGTGATGAGCAAACCCGATAAAATCCGCTATTTCTCCGGTATTATCAAGGAAGAAAACAAACGGATGAATAAACAGGTGGAAAGTATCCTGCAATCAGCCCTCCTGGAGAAAGATGAAATTGGCCTCAAACTGCAGGCGATGGACGTACATCAGGTGATCCGCACCACCACCGACAATCTGCAGCTGCAACTGGCTTCCAAGAACGGAACAGTAGACCTGCAACTGGATGCCATCAACCCTGTCATCATGGCCGATGATGTGCATTTCTCCAACGTGGTGTTTAACCTGCTCGATAATGCCATCAAATACTCCAAAGACAACCTGGAAGTAAAAATACAGACCTACAATACCCGCAAAAGCCTCTTTATTGTATTCACAGACAATGGAATCGGCATGAGCCGGGACACTATTTCCCGTATCTTTGAGAAATTCTACCGCGCCCACACAGGTAATGTGCACAATGTAAAAGGCTTTGGCCTCGGTCTTACCTATGTAAAGGCCATCGTAGATGCTCATAAAGGAAAAATCAAAGTGGAAAGTACCGTAGGCAAAGGCAGTAAGTTCACCCTCGAATTTCCACAGGAATAG
- a CDS encoding HesA/MoeB/ThiF family protein: MTLSEKELQHFKHPIAVPGIGVGMQEKLNGARILVVGAGGLGSPVLQYLSASGVGVIGIADYGVINDEDMHRQPIYQMQDIRKHKAKMAASRLWAVNPFTKHYPMLVQAKPANIELLLPGFDLVIDCSQHLPTHLLINDGCVKHNLPFVTGEVHNWMAWYGGFNMPLPDGTRSATYRCAMPITEEYKNFDAGALGATHGTTGMHIVLEVLKYLMDVPGGLAGKLYGKDYLHNLTTVHDLTVNAEVLEKTVMDGILTAEDYGLDIVPDVED, encoded by the coding sequence ATGACACTTAGTGAAAAAGAATTACAGCATTTTAAGCATCCTATCGCGGTACCCGGTATAGGGGTAGGCATGCAGGAAAAACTGAATGGCGCCCGCATACTGGTAGTGGGAGCCGGCGGCCTCGGCAGCCCGGTACTGCAATATCTCAGTGCCAGCGGTGTAGGTGTGATCGGTATTGCAGACTACGGCGTCATCAATGACGAAGACATGCACCGTCAGCCTATATACCAGATGCAGGATATCCGTAAACACAAAGCCAAAATGGCTGCCAGCAGGTTATGGGCAGTAAACCCCTTCACCAAACATTATCCCATGCTGGTGCAGGCCAAGCCCGCCAATATAGAGCTGCTGCTGCCCGGCTTCGACCTGGTGATAGACTGCTCCCAGCATCTGCCCACCCACCTGCTCATCAACGATGGCTGCGTAAAACATAACCTGCCCTTCGTGACAGGGGAAGTACATAACTGGATGGCCTGGTATGGCGGTTTTAATATGCCCCTGCCCGATGGTACCCGCTCAGCTACCTATCGTTGCGCCATGCCCATCACCGAAGAATACAAAAACTTCGATGCAGGCGCCCTCGGTGCCACACACGGCACCACCGGTATGCATATTGTGCTGGAAGTGCTGAAATATCTCATGGACGTGCCCGGCGGACTGGCTGGAAAACTCTATGGCAAAGACTATCTGCACAACCTCACTACCGTGCACGACCTCACCGTGAATGCCGAAGTACTGGAGAAAACCGTGATGGATGGCATACTGACTGCGGAAGACTACGGACTGGACATTGTTCCGGACGTTGAAGACTAA
- a CDS encoding LD-carboxypeptidase yields MVKIPPYLKKGDLIGVTCASSKMELQAAEYAAGVLSSWGYRVHLGITVGTSFHNFSAPDELRLEELQDMLDDPEIKAIVFGRGGYGMVCILDKLDFTRFRKHPKWLCGYSDVTILHAHIHERYGIPTLHSMMCSGITPETTDNEYVNSLAAALKGKSYRYSTPSHTLNREGTASGILVGGNLSLLANSSGSRSQIDTEDKILLLEDIGEYRYNIDRMMYNLKRAGWLDKLAGLVVGSFTEGKDMNIPFGQTEYEIIHNIVKEYDYPVCFGFPSGHQPENYALRLGLKHELKVGELKTVMAVMADDAPDKRRTKRK; encoded by the coding sequence ATGGTAAAAATTCCGCCATATCTGAAAAAAGGCGATCTGATTGGAGTTACGTGCGCCAGCAGCAAAATGGAGCTGCAGGCTGCCGAATATGCTGCCGGAGTGCTTTCGTCATGGGGCTACCGGGTTCACCTGGGGATTACAGTAGGCACCAGTTTTCATAATTTTTCCGCACCGGACGAGCTCAGGCTCGAAGAGCTGCAGGATATGCTGGATGATCCCGAAATAAAAGCAATCGTGTTTGGACGGGGTGGCTATGGTATGGTATGTATCCTGGATAAACTTGACTTTACCCGTTTCCGTAAACATCCCAAATGGCTGTGTGGCTACAGTGATGTGACCATCCTCCATGCACATATCCATGAGCGTTATGGCATCCCTACCCTTCACTCCATGATGTGCAGCGGAATTACGCCCGAAACTACTGATAATGAATATGTAAATAGTCTCGCTGCCGCTCTGAAAGGTAAATCCTACCGCTATTCTACGCCCTCGCATACACTGAACCGGGAAGGCACTGCCTCCGGCATACTGGTAGGCGGCAATTTGTCGCTGCTGGCCAATTCTTCAGGCTCCAGATCCCAGATCGATACCGAAGATAAAATCCTGCTGCTCGAAGATATCGGGGAATACCGCTATAATATAGACCGTATGATGTACAACCTGAAACGTGCCGGATGGCTGGACAAACTTGCCGGCCTGGTTGTAGGGTCTTTTACCGAAGGCAAAGACATGAACATTCCTTTCGGACAAACGGAATACGAAATTATCCACAATATTGTCAAGGAGTATGACTATCCGGTATGCTTTGGTTTCCCATCCGGCCACCAGCCCGAAAACTATGCACTGAGACTGGGGTTGAAACATGAGCTGAAAGTAGGAGAACTGAAAACTGTGATGGCTGTAATGGCTGATGATGCTCCTGATAAACGCAGAACAAAGCGAAAATAA
- the metG gene encoding methionine--tRNA ligase has translation MGNFNRYLITAALPYANGPVHIGHLAGCYLPADIYVRYLRAKKADVKFVCGTDEHGVPITIKAMKENVTPQDIVDKYHKVIGDSFAAMGISFDIFARTSAPIHHETASDFFLKMYNDGLFEEKESEQYFDPEKKVFLADRYIVGTCPKCGNDKAYGDQCERCGTSLSPDELINPHSALSNAVPVKKLTKHWYMPLQNYEPWLNEWLLEGHKEWKNNVYGQCKSWLDSGLQSRAMTRDSNWGIKVPLKDADGKVLYVWFDAPIGYISATKELTPNWADYWCKEDTKLVHFIGKDNIVFHCIIFPAMLKAHGGFVFPDNVPANEFLNIEGEKVSTSRNWAVWVHDYIADFPDQQDVLRYVLCSTAPETKDNDFTWKDFQDRNNNELVSTLGNFINRTMVLMHKLCGGKVPAYHESAADDIDKEMLAEFSATKQRLETSLEAYRFREALAEVMEFSRKGNQYLQRSEPWILAKAIEKINAGETHPKYTEKDLPLLQAKIDNCLHICLQLTANLAIFAHPFMPFTAKKICHMLKVVDRMLEWENAGSAKLLSVGYALRAPELLFQKIEDDQIAAQIEKLHAGLIKPAAEVATAAPAAVEEKPAAPAKPEIQYDDFAKLDLRVGTIVQAEKVEKADKLLKLLVDIGTEQRTVVSGIAMHFNPADIIGKQVTLVANLAPRKMRGIESQGMILMAEDNGKLVFVNPAEAVAPGSGVS, from the coding sequence ATGGGAAATTTTAACAGATATCTAATAACTGCGGCATTACCTTATGCCAACGGCCCTGTCCACATTGGACACCTGGCTGGCTGCTACCTGCCTGCAGATATTTACGTGCGTTATCTGCGCGCTAAAAAAGCAGATGTAAAATTCGTTTGTGGTACCGATGAACATGGTGTGCCTATCACCATCAAAGCCATGAAGGAAAACGTGACGCCCCAGGATATTGTGGACAAATACCATAAAGTTATAGGCGACAGCTTCGCGGCTATGGGTATCTCCTTCGATATCTTCGCCCGCACCAGCGCTCCCATACACCACGAGACGGCGTCTGACTTCTTCCTCAAAATGTACAATGATGGCCTTTTTGAAGAAAAAGAATCAGAACAGTACTTCGACCCGGAAAAGAAAGTGTTCCTGGCCGACCGCTATATCGTGGGTACCTGCCCTAAATGCGGCAATGATAAGGCTTATGGCGACCAGTGCGAACGTTGTGGTACTTCCCTGAGCCCTGATGAACTGATCAACCCGCATTCTGCCCTCAGCAATGCCGTGCCGGTCAAAAAACTGACCAAACACTGGTACATGCCCCTCCAGAACTACGAGCCATGGCTGAATGAATGGCTGCTGGAAGGTCATAAAGAGTGGAAAAACAACGTATATGGTCAGTGCAAAAGCTGGCTCGACAGCGGACTGCAAAGCCGTGCGATGACCCGCGACAGCAACTGGGGTATTAAAGTGCCCCTGAAAGACGCAGACGGAAAGGTCCTCTACGTATGGTTCGATGCTCCCATCGGTTATATCTCTGCCACCAAAGAACTCACTCCCAACTGGGCTGACTACTGGTGTAAGGAAGATACCAAGCTGGTACACTTCATCGGAAAAGATAATATCGTTTTCCACTGTATCATCTTCCCGGCCATGCTCAAGGCACACGGCGGTTTCGTATTCCCGGACAACGTACCAGCCAACGAATTCCTGAACATCGAAGGAGAAAAAGTATCCACCTCCCGTAACTGGGCAGTATGGGTACACGACTATATCGCCGACTTCCCGGACCAGCAGGACGTACTGCGTTATGTATTATGCAGTACTGCCCCTGAAACCAAAGACAACGACTTCACCTGGAAAGATTTCCAGGACCGCAATAACAATGAGTTGGTTAGCACGCTTGGTAACTTTATCAATCGCACCATGGTACTCATGCATAAACTGTGTGGCGGCAAAGTGCCGGCATATCATGAGTCGGCAGCAGATGATATTGACAAGGAAATGCTGGCAGAATTCTCCGCCACCAAACAAAGGCTGGAAACAAGTCTGGAAGCTTACCGTTTCCGGGAAGCGCTGGCGGAAGTGATGGAATTCTCCCGTAAAGGAAACCAGTACCTGCAACGTAGCGAGCCATGGATCCTGGCTAAAGCCATTGAAAAAATCAATGCGGGGGAAACACATCCGAAGTATACAGAGAAAGATTTGCCTCTGCTGCAGGCCAAAATAGATAATTGTCTGCATATCTGTCTGCAGTTAACTGCTAACCTGGCCATCTTCGCGCATCCTTTTATGCCTTTCACTGCTAAGAAAATCTGCCATATGCTGAAAGTGGTAGACCGTATGCTGGAATGGGAAAATGCAGGTAGTGCAAAACTGCTGAGCGTAGGTTATGCACTGCGTGCACCGGAATTGCTCTTCCAGAAGATAGAGGATGATCAAATCGCAGCCCAGATAGAGAAACTGCATGCAGGCCTCATCAAGCCAGCAGCTGAAGTTGCCACTGCTGCTCCGGCCGCAGTAGAAGAAAAACCTGCTGCTCCTGCCAAACCTGAAATCCAGTACGATGACTTCGCCAAACTCGATCTTCGTGTAGGCACTATCGTTCAGGCAGAAAAAGTAGAGAAAGCTGACAAGCTGCTGAAACTGCTGGTAGACATTGGTACTGAACAACGTACAGTCGTTTCCGGTATAGCCATGCATTTTAATCCGGCAGATATCATCGGCAAACAGGTAACACTGGTGGCCAACCTGGCACCCCGCAAAATGCGCGGTATTGAAAGCCAGGGAATGATTCTGATGGCGGAAGACAATGGCAAACTGGTGTTTGTCAACCCCGCTGAAGCCGTAGCACCCGGTAGCGGAGTGAGCTGA